Proteins from a genomic interval of Quercus lobata isolate SW786 chromosome 11, ValleyOak3.0 Primary Assembly, whole genome shotgun sequence:
- the LOC115968562 gene encoding serine/arginine-rich splicing factor SC35 isoform X2, with the protein MSHFGRTGPPDITDTYSLLVLNITFRTTADDLFPYFDKYGKVVDIFIPRNRRTGDSRGFAFVRYKYADEAQKAVDRLDGKVVDGREITVQFAKYGPNAERIDKGRISESFSKSSYRSRSRSPRRRYRDDYRDRDYKRRSHSRSLDRYDRDRYRGRDRDYRRRSRSRSRSDSPDYYRGRGRGRYDDERRGRSRSRSQSRSRSMDSASPARRSPTPRRSASPHRSPSPRGGSPDRHSGDRRSPTPHGVSPTDRPADSRSQSP; encoded by the exons ATGTCGCACTTTGGAAGAACAGGCCCTCCGGACATCACCGACACCTACTCTCTCCTCGTTCTCAACATCACCTTCC GTACAACTGCAGATGATCTATTCCCGTATTTTGATAAGTACGGCAAGGTTGTCGACATCTTCATCCCCAGAAATCGCAG GACTGGTGACTCGAGGGGTTTTGCGTTTGTGCGGTACAAGTACGCGGACGAGGCGCAAAAAGCCGTGGATAGGCTAGATG gAAAAGTTGTTGATGGTCGGGAGATAACGGTTCAGTTTGCAAAATACGGGCCAAATGCCGAGAGGAT TGACAAAGGTAGGATTAGCGAATCGTTCTCAAAGTCAAGCTACAGGTCAAGAAGTCGCAGTCCTCGGAGAAG GTACCGTGATGACTACAGAGATCGGGATTACAAGAGAAGAAGCCACAGTCGAAGTTTGGATAGGTATGATCGTGACAGGTATCGCGGGAGGGACAGAGATTATCGTCGCCGTAGCAGGAGCCGCAGCCGCAGTGACAGTCCTGATTACTACAGGGGCAGGGGAAGAGGCCGTTATGATGATGAGCGCCGAGGCCGAAGCCGAAGCCGAAGCCAAAGCCGAAGTCGATCTATGGATAG TGCCTCTCCTGCTCGGCGTAGTCCTACTCCTCGCAGAAGTGCTTCCCCACATAGGTCTCCATCTCCTAGGGGTGGAAGTCCTGATAGGCATAGTGGTGATAGAAGGTCCCCAACTCCACATGGTGTTTCGCCCACAGACCGTCCTGCTGATTCTCGAAGTCAATCCCCTTGA
- the LOC115968562 gene encoding serine/arginine-rich splicing factor SC35 isoform X1 yields the protein MSHFGRTGPPDITDTYSLLVLNITFRTTADDLFPYFDKYGKVVDIFIPRNRRTGDSRGFAFVRYKYADEAQKAVDRLDGKVVDGREITVQFAKYGPNAERIDKGRISESFSKSSYRSRSRSPRRSNVVPDFFSFWEARRYRDDYRDRDYKRRSHSRSLDRYDRDRYRGRDRDYRRRSRSRSRSDSPDYYRGRGRGRYDDERRGRSRSRSQSRSRSMDSASPARRSPTPRRSASPHRSPSPRGGSPDRHSGDRRSPTPHGVSPTDRPADSRSQSP from the exons ATGTCGCACTTTGGAAGAACAGGCCCTCCGGACATCACCGACACCTACTCTCTCCTCGTTCTCAACATCACCTTCC GTACAACTGCAGATGATCTATTCCCGTATTTTGATAAGTACGGCAAGGTTGTCGACATCTTCATCCCCAGAAATCGCAG GACTGGTGACTCGAGGGGTTTTGCGTTTGTGCGGTACAAGTACGCGGACGAGGCGCAAAAAGCCGTGGATAGGCTAGATG gAAAAGTTGTTGATGGTCGGGAGATAACGGTTCAGTTTGCAAAATACGGGCCAAATGCCGAGAGGAT TGACAAAGGTAGGATTAGCGAATCGTTCTCAAAGTCAAGCTACAGGTCAAGAAGTCGCAGTCCTCGGAGAAG CAATGTGGTACCagatttcttctctttttgggAGGCAAGAAG GTACCGTGATGACTACAGAGATCGGGATTACAAGAGAAGAAGCCACAGTCGAAGTTTGGATAGGTATGATCGTGACAGGTATCGCGGGAGGGACAGAGATTATCGTCGCCGTAGCAGGAGCCGCAGCCGCAGTGACAGTCCTGATTACTACAGGGGCAGGGGAAGAGGCCGTTATGATGATGAGCGCCGAGGCCGAAGCCGAAGCCGAAGCCAAAGCCGAAGTCGATCTATGGATAG TGCCTCTCCTGCTCGGCGTAGTCCTACTCCTCGCAGAAGTGCTTCCCCACATAGGTCTCCATCTCCTAGGGGTGGAAGTCCTGATAGGCATAGTGGTGATAGAAGGTCCCCAACTCCACATGGTGTTTCGCCCACAGACCGTCCTGCTGATTCTCGAAGTCAATCCCCTTGA